The following coding sequences are from one Methanosarcina sp. WWM596 window:
- a CDS encoding class I SAM-dependent methyltransferase, producing the protein MELQKKDDINSLIECWKKTTGNGLIHDEGRMADFWNKRSDNYANNIVKDKRNKRTDEILEFLEEAGFSPEGSRVLDIGCGPGTLSLPLSRFGAEVTALDISSGMLNRLKDAIKKESLSVDVIECSWWTADIDKLGFRNEFDLVIASMTPGIKDVENFDMMMACSKNLCYYSNFLRRVEDKAYRDIRSSILGEKFENNMNGIIYPFMYLYLSGYSPSLKINHSEWKDETNWKEAAEQAIGFIGRGRDFDDETKEKIMDYYQNASSDGIYCSESDVYTGMMVWEVNGR; encoded by the coding sequence ATGGAATTGCAGAAAAAAGATGATATTAATAGCCTGATTGAATGCTGGAAAAAAACCACGGGAAACGGGCTGATCCATGACGAGGGCAGGATGGCAGATTTCTGGAACAAACGTTCCGATAACTATGCCAATAACATTGTAAAAGATAAAAGAAATAAGAGAACCGATGAGATTCTCGAATTTCTTGAAGAAGCCGGTTTTAGTCCGGAAGGTTCCAGAGTTCTGGATATCGGGTGTGGACCCGGTACCCTTTCTCTTCCTCTTTCAAGGTTCGGAGCAGAGGTGACTGCACTTGATATCTCGTCCGGAATGCTCAACAGACTAAAAGATGCCATAAAAAAGGAGTCTCTTTCGGTAGATGTCATTGAATGCTCCTGGTGGACGGCAGACATAGATAAGCTTGGATTCCGGAACGAATTCGACCTTGTAATTGCCTCCATGACCCCCGGAATAAAGGATGTTGAAAACTTTGACATGATGATGGCCTGCTCAAAAAATCTCTGTTATTACAGTAACTTCCTTAGAAGAGTTGAGGATAAGGCGTATCGTGATATCCGGAGTTCGATACTCGGGGAAAAATTCGAGAATAATATGAACGGCATTATTTACCCATTCATGTATCTTTACCTCTCAGGCTATAGTCCCTCCCTCAAGATCAACCATTCCGAATGGAAGGACGAAACAAACTGGAAAGAAGCGGCAGAACAGGCAATAGGGTTTATTGGAAGAGGCCGGGATTTTGATGACGAAACAAAGGAAAAAATAATGGACTATTATCAGAATGCCTCTTCGGATGGAATCTACTGTTCCGAGTCGGATGTATATACCGGGATGATGGTCTGGGAAGTTAACGGCAGATGA
- a CDS encoding ABC transporter permease, whose protein sequence is MVKDRNSFIFRLLSTLFVIFAINFFLPRMMPGDPFSTTSADEVGEEIIVMTEEQRLYYMNYYGLDRPLYEQFLVYMKNLITGDLGRSIYYKMPVSDVIMLHLPWTMLIIVGATVISTISGVVLGTLSAINRKKGSDRIMMAGMIAFAEIPSFLLGLILLLIFSVYLRLFPLAGAVTPFADYTGPVEQAWDILYHAFLPVVTLSLSQLTGVYLLTRNTLITVTTKDYIRTARAKGLGEKTVWIRHALRNALLPVVTRTGFMIGIMMGGVVLVESVFSYPGIGMTLRSAVIGRDYPLIQGILLIIAVSILICNLLVDKIYGKLDPRVVI, encoded by the coding sequence ATGGTAAAGGACAGGAATTCGTTTATTTTCAGGTTGTTATCGACCCTTTTTGTAATTTTTGCCATAAATTTTTTCCTTCCAAGGATGATGCCCGGAGATCCGTTCTCAACCACTTCCGCAGATGAGGTCGGGGAAGAGATTATTGTAATGACAGAGGAACAGCGTCTTTATTACATGAATTATTACGGACTTGACAGGCCGCTTTATGAACAGTTTTTAGTATACATGAAAAATCTGATTACTGGCGACCTGGGCAGGAGTATTTATTACAAAATGCCGGTCAGTGATGTAATAATGCTTCATCTCCCCTGGACTATGTTAATTATCGTGGGTGCTACCGTAATCAGTACAATCTCCGGTGTGGTTCTCGGAACACTTTCGGCAATAAACCGGAAAAAGGGGAGTGACAGAATCATGATGGCGGGTATGATTGCCTTTGCAGAAATTCCCTCTTTTCTGCTCGGCCTGATCCTTCTTCTGATTTTTAGCGTATATCTCAGGCTTTTCCCACTTGCAGGTGCTGTTACTCCCTTCGCAGATTATACTGGTCCGGTAGAACAGGCGTGGGATATACTATACCATGCCTTTTTGCCTGTTGTGACTCTATCACTTTCACAGCTAACGGGTGTGTACCTGCTCACCAGAAATACTCTGATTACAGTGACCACAAAGGATTATATCAGGACTGCTCGGGCCAAAGGCCTGGGTGAAAAAACTGTATGGATCCGGCATGCACTCCGAAATGCACTGCTTCCGGTAGTAACAAGAACAGGTTTTATGATCGGTATAATGATGGGTGGTGTTGTACTTGTTGAGAGTGTTTTTTCTTATCCTGGCATAGGGATGACACTCAGAAGTGCTGTAATCGGCCGGGATTATCCTCTTATTCAGGGTATTCTCCTGATTATTGCAGTCTCCATACTTATCTGCAACCTGCTGGTTGACAAAATATATGGGAAACTTGATCCGAGAGTCGTGATATGA